The proteins below come from a single Asanoa ferruginea genomic window:
- a CDS encoding IS30 family transposase — MASRLSMAEREEIGLGRAGGESIRSIARRLGRQPSTVSREVGRFERYGEPYKPRAADWAAWLRHRRPRRPAKLVINAELRSVVVAGLRRRYSPRQLAARLRIDHPDRSEMWVSHETIYQAIYLQARGNLRADLSRQVALRSGRAARRPRAVAGGAVRSSRAWLGLNIAARPAEVADRAVPGHWEGDLLEGTRRRGSGGSAIATLVERHTRFVILVALPDGKVSEHVVARLATAMAWLPERLRASLTWDQGSEMALHARFSIATGCPVYFCDPHSPWQRGSNENTNGLLRQYFPKGIFDFTTIDQTGLDAVADELNDRPRMTLGWAKPSEKMAQLLGVATTS; from the coding sequence ATGGCATCACGGTTGTCTATGGCGGAGCGGGAAGAGATCGGGTTGGGTCGGGCCGGGGGTGAGTCGATTCGGTCGATCGCCCGGCGTCTTGGCAGGCAGCCTTCGACGGTGTCGCGTGAGGTGGGCCGGTTCGAGCGGTACGGGGAGCCGTATAAGCCGCGGGCGGCGGATTGGGCGGCGTGGCTGCGCCATCGCCGGCCGCGGCGGCCTGCCAAGCTGGTCATCAACGCTGAGCTGCGGTCGGTGGTGGTGGCGGGGTTGCGGCGGCGGTACTCGCCGCGGCAGCTGGCCGCCCGGCTGCGGATCGATCATCCCGACCGGTCGGAGATGTGGGTGTCGCACGAGACGATCTATCAGGCGATCTATCTGCAGGCCCGCGGGAACCTACGCGCGGACCTGTCCCGGCAGGTCGCGCTGCGGTCCGGTCGAGCCGCCCGCCGACCCCGGGCGGTCGCGGGTGGGGCGGTGCGGTCGAGTCGGGCCTGGCTGGGGTTGAACATTGCGGCCCGCCCCGCGGAGGTCGCGGATCGGGCGGTGCCCGGGCATTGGGAGGGTGACCTTTTGGAGGGGACCCGCCGCCGCGGGTCGGGTGGCTCGGCGATCGCGACCCTGGTGGAGCGGCATACCCGGTTCGTGATCCTGGTCGCCCTGCCCGACGGGAAGGTCTCCGAGCATGTCGTGGCCCGCCTGGCGACCGCGATGGCCTGGCTCCCGGAGCGGCTGCGCGCGTCGCTGACCTGGGACCAGGGCAGCGAAATGGCGCTACACGCCCGGTTCAGCATCGCGACGGGCTGCCCGGTCTACTTCTGCGACCCACACAGCCCCTGGCAACGCGGCAGCAACGAGAACACCAACGGCCTGCTCCGCCAGTACTTCCCGAAAGGGATCTTCGACTTCACCACCATCGACCAGACCGGCCTGGACGCCGTCGCCGACGAACTCAACGACCGACCCCGCATGACCCTGGGCTGGGCCAAGCCGAGTGAGAAGATGGCCCAACTACTCGGTGTTGCAACCACCAGTTGA
- a CDS encoding acetoacetate--CoA ligase, which translates to MTGVWLPDPASVQASRIVRFATWLSVSGRASLPDVTDYRALHAWSVADPGAFWAAVAEFFDVEWSAPPREALAARQMPGAVWFPGGELNFGEHLLRAGDSAQAAVVLVGEDGSRSSLSYASLRSQAAAVAGHLRSLGVGPGDRVVAYLPNCVEGVVAFAACALLGAVWAQTGLDYAAHSAAERMAQLSPTVLIAGSGYRFGGQLHDRRDAVDELRSLLPGLRHTITVSTGGLPHPSSHTWESALAASPVPGGVSLPFDHPLWVLFTSGTTGKPKGIVHGHGGVLLEQLVSPGLHLDLRDDDVFFWFTTPNWMMWNAQVCGLLHGATIVLYDGRPTPSLWSLVADLGVTVFGTSPGFLEASQRAGLSPGASALRLVGVTGSVLPASANAWFRENVSASVQLGSMSGGTDIVGIFVASAPNTPVYDGEISAPALGAAVEVWSAAGHPVPPGTPGELVITEPMPSMPLRFWDDPTGQKLHDTYFATFPGVWRHGDLTMITPRGTVVILGRSDATINRHGVRLGSAEIYDALAALPLVSDALVVGVEEPDGGYWLPLFVVPTAWPPPDDLASSIRRLIAERASPRHVPDDVIIVPELPHTRTGKRLEVPVKRILQGADPDSVINRGAVDNAEALDTLISAARARRGSR; encoded by the coding sequence ATGACCGGGGTGTGGCTGCCGGATCCGGCGAGCGTCCAGGCGAGCCGGATCGTGCGGTTCGCGACCTGGCTCTCGGTTTCGGGGCGCGCGTCGTTGCCCGACGTGACCGACTACCGCGCGCTGCACGCATGGTCGGTGGCCGATCCCGGTGCGTTCTGGGCCGCGGTCGCCGAGTTCTTCGACGTCGAATGGTCGGCGCCGCCCCGTGAGGCGCTCGCCGCACGCCAGATGCCGGGCGCGGTCTGGTTTCCGGGCGGTGAGCTCAACTTCGGCGAGCACCTCCTGCGGGCCGGGGATTCCGCCCAGGCCGCCGTGGTCCTGGTGGGCGAGGACGGGTCGCGGTCGTCGCTCAGCTACGCCTCGCTGCGGTCGCAGGCCGCCGCGGTTGCCGGGCACCTGCGTTCCCTCGGGGTCGGGCCCGGCGACCGGGTTGTTGCCTACCTGCCCAACTGCGTCGAGGGGGTCGTCGCGTTCGCGGCGTGCGCGCTTCTCGGCGCGGTGTGGGCGCAGACCGGGCTCGACTACGCGGCGCACTCGGCGGCGGAGCGGATGGCTCAGCTCTCGCCCACGGTGCTGATCGCGGGCTCGGGCTACCGGTTCGGCGGCCAGCTGCACGACCGCCGCGATGCGGTTGACGAGCTTCGGTCGCTGCTGCCGGGGCTGCGGCACACGATCACGGTGTCGACCGGTGGGCTGCCGCACCCGTCGTCACACACCTGGGAGTCCGCGCTGGCGGCTTCGCCCGTCCCGGGCGGCGTTTCCTTGCCGTTCGACCACCCGCTGTGGGTGCTGTTCACCTCGGGCACGACCGGCAAGCCCAAGGGAATCGTGCACGGGCACGGCGGCGTACTCCTGGAGCAGTTGGTTTCGCCCGGTCTGCACCTGGACCTGCGCGACGACGATGTCTTCTTCTGGTTCACCACGCCCAACTGGATGATGTGGAACGCCCAGGTCTGCGGCCTGCTGCACGGCGCGACGATCGTGCTCTACGACGGCCGGCCCACACCCTCGTTGTGGTCACTGGTCGCCGATCTCGGCGTGACCGTGTTCGGGACGAGTCCAGGCTTTCTAGAGGCATCCCAACGCGCGGGCCTGTCGCCGGGTGCGTCGGCCTTGCGGTTGGTCGGTGTCACCGGATCGGTGCTGCCCGCCTCCGCCAACGCCTGGTTCCGGGAGAACGTCAGCGCGAGCGTCCAACTAGGATCGATGAGTGGTGGTACGGACATCGTCGGGATCTTCGTCGCGAGCGCGCCCAACACCCCGGTCTACGACGGCGAGATCAGTGCCCCGGCGCTGGGTGCGGCCGTCGAGGTCTGGAGCGCTGCCGGCCACCCGGTCCCGCCCGGCACGCCGGGGGAGCTGGTGATCACCGAGCCGATGCCGTCGATGCCGCTGCGCTTCTGGGACGACCCCACCGGCCAGAAACTGCACGACACCTATTTCGCCACGTTCCCGGGCGTCTGGCGGCACGGTGACCTGACCATGATCACCCCGCGGGGCACGGTCGTGATCCTCGGCCGCTCCGACGCGACGATCAACCGCCACGGCGTGCGGCTGGGTTCGGCGGAGATCTACGACGCGCTGGCCGCTCTGCCGTTGGTGTCCGATGCCCTGGTGGTCGGCGTGGAGGAGCCCGACGGCGGCTACTGGCTGCCGCTGTTCGTGGTGCCGACCGCCTGGCCGCCGCCCGACGACCTGGCGTCGTCGATCCGCCGCCTGATCGCGGAGCGGGCGTCCCCCCGACACGTGCCCGACGACGTGATCATCGTGCCGGAGCTTCCGCACACCAGAACCGGCAAGCGCCTGGAGGTCCCGGTCAAACGCATCCTGCAGGGCGCCGACCCCGACAGCGTCATCAACCGCGGCGCGGTCGACAATGCGGAGGCGCTCGACACGCTCATCAGCGCGGCACGCGCGAGGCGGGGTTCGCGATGA
- a CDS encoding DUF2716 domain-containing protein, translating to MAPKAYRELGDDRAAVWDRFYAQFDFRPSMTRFPAIKEPAPSVTWSLAALDDDPGYGRLDHLTDVVHAGLTMASANGPILALDWQHTCYEVWPGRIGPDTVDPPGSPGWPLSPYPDGDYYIYLAEDFRFGTFGHPWEHSLCVFGTELLRSTEAALHDLLGRPIRRDGSVSPEI from the coding sequence GTGGCTCCGAAGGCTTACCGCGAACTGGGCGACGACCGGGCCGCCGTTTGGGACCGCTTTTACGCGCAGTTCGACTTCCGGCCCAGCATGACGAGGTTTCCCGCGATCAAGGAGCCGGCGCCATCCGTCACCTGGTCCCTGGCCGCCCTGGACGATGATCCCGGCTACGGCCGGCTCGATCACCTGACCGACGTCGTCCACGCCGGCCTCACGATGGCGTCCGCTAACGGGCCGATCCTGGCTCTCGACTGGCAGCACACCTGTTACGAGGTCTGGCCGGGCCGCATCGGGCCCGACACCGTCGACCCACCGGGCAGTCCGGGATGGCCGCTGTCGCCCTACCCGGACGGCGACTACTACATCTACCTGGCCGAAGACTTCCGGTTCGGCACGTTCGGCCACCCCTGGGAGCATTCGCTGTGCGTGTTCGGCACCGAACTGCTCCGCTCGACCGAGGCAGCCCTGCACGATCTTCTCGGCCGTCCGATCCGCCGCGACGGCTCGGTCTCACCCGAGATCTAG
- a CDS encoding methane monooxygenase, whose product MSRQSVAKAHQKIQELSWEPAYHQPVSHYGTDYTFRKAQKKDPLKQVLRSYFPMQEEKDHRVYGASDGAIRGNMFRQVQERWLEWQKLFLSIIPLPEISAARAMPLLFRTVPNPELHNGQAIQMIDEVRHSTIQQNLKRLYMNNYIDPAGFNSSLRNFQNDYCGTIGRQFAEGFITGDAITAASIYLTIVAETAFTNTLFVAMPAEAAANGDYLLPTVFHSVQSDESRHISNGYATLLMALADEGNHQLLERDLRYAWWNNHRVVDAAIGTFIEYGTKDRRKERESYAEMWRRWIYDDYYRSYLVPLEKYGLVIPHDLIEEAWNQIWNKGYVHEVAQFFATGWLANYWRIDPMTDKDFEWFEYKYPGWYDRYGKWWEQYNRLSTPNGHHPIVAEDVDYQYPHRCWVCMVPCLVREDMVMAEVNGQWRTYCHEACRWTDVEAFRPTYQGRETPNMGQLIGAREWETLYHGWNWADVVSDMGFVRDDGKTLVAQPHLNLDPSKMWTLDHLRRMDPLLSPNVLLNEMTDEERNAFHAAYIQGGPAGRPARTDK is encoded by the coding sequence ATGAGTCGGCAGAGCGTGGCCAAGGCTCATCAGAAGATCCAGGAGTTGTCCTGGGAACCGGCCTACCACCAGCCGGTATCCCACTACGGCACCGACTACACCTTCCGGAAGGCGCAGAAGAAAGACCCGCTCAAGCAGGTGCTGCGGTCCTACTTCCCGATGCAGGAAGAGAAGGACCACCGGGTGTACGGGGCGTCCGACGGCGCGATCCGCGGCAACATGTTCCGCCAGGTGCAGGAGCGCTGGCTGGAGTGGCAGAAGCTGTTCCTGTCGATCATCCCGTTGCCGGAGATCTCGGCCGCCCGCGCGATGCCGCTGCTGTTCCGCACGGTGCCCAACCCGGAACTGCACAACGGCCAGGCGATCCAGATGATCGACGAGGTTCGGCACTCGACGATCCAGCAGAACCTCAAGCGCTTGTACATGAACAACTACATCGACCCGGCGGGCTTCAACAGCAGCCTGCGCAACTTCCAGAACGACTACTGCGGCACCATCGGCCGCCAGTTCGCCGAGGGGTTCATCACCGGTGACGCGATCACCGCGGCGAGCATCTACCTGACGATCGTCGCCGAGACGGCGTTCACCAACACGTTGTTCGTCGCGATGCCGGCCGAGGCCGCCGCGAACGGCGACTATCTGCTGCCGACGGTGTTCCACTCGGTGCAGTCCGACGAGTCGCGGCACATCAGCAACGGCTACGCGACGCTGCTCATGGCGCTCGCCGACGAGGGCAACCACCAGCTTCTCGAGCGCGACCTGCGCTATGCCTGGTGGAACAACCACCGCGTGGTCGACGCCGCGATCGGCACCTTCATCGAGTATGGAACGAAGGACCGGCGCAAGGAGCGCGAGTCCTACGCCGAGATGTGGCGCCGCTGGATCTACGACGACTACTACCGCTCCTACCTGGTCCCCCTGGAAAAGTACGGCCTGGTCATTCCGCACGACCTCATCGAGGAAGCCTGGAACCAGATCTGGAACAAGGGGTACGTGCACGAGGTCGCCCAGTTCTTCGCGACCGGCTGGCTGGCCAACTACTGGCGGATCGACCCGATGACCGACAAGGACTTCGAGTGGTTCGAATACAAGTACCCGGGCTGGTATGACAGGTACGGCAAGTGGTGGGAGCAGTACAACCGCCTGTCGACGCCCAACGGGCACCACCCGATCGTCGCCGAGGACGTCGACTACCAGTACCCGCACCGCTGCTGGGTCTGCATGGTCCCGTGCCTGGTCCGCGAGGACATGGTGATGGCCGAGGTCAACGGCCAGTGGCGCACCTACTGCCACGAGGCCTGCCGGTGGACCGACGTCGAGGCGTTCCGCCCGACCTACCAGGGCCGCGAGACGCCCAACATGGGTCAGCTCATCGGCGCCCGCGAGTGGGAGACGCTCTACCACGGCTGGAACTGGGCCGACGTGGTCTCCGACATGGGCTTCGTCCGCGACGACGGCAAGACGCTGGTCGCGCAGCCGCACCTCAACCTCGACCCGTCGAAGATGTGGACGCTCGACCACCTGCGCCGGATGGACCCGTTGCTCAGCCCCAACGTGCTGCTCAACGAGATGACCGACGAAGAGCGCAACGCGTTCCACGCCGCCTACATCCAGGGCGGGCCGGCCGGCCGCCCCGCCCGCACCGACAAGTAA
- a CDS encoding NADH:ubiquinone reductase (Na(+)-transporting) subunit F, which produces MGEKHRVRFEPVGIEIEVDEEQTVLRSASEQGLMLMHGCKEGQCAACKSFVLDGDDIELDRYSTFALPDYEKEEGFTLLCRAHVYEDVTIELLNFDEEILRSGLPIQNAVAEVVSIDPVTHDLRHLVLRLIEPADLTFFPGQYVDIAVPGTDATRSFSMANTSSREGGRLEFVIKVYPDGLFSSFLDERLAVGDRLDLTGPFGVFTLREAQGEDIIFVGGGAGLAPILALLRSMAERGIDRRAVFYYGARRRRDLCFEGELKALEEKLPNFRFVPALSEPEDGDGWDGEVGLITDVVKRHEQNLKRAHAYLCGPPPMVEAAMPLLGQLGVPDKHIYYDKFTTTGGED; this is translated from the coding sequence ATGGGCGAGAAGCACCGGGTCCGGTTCGAGCCCGTCGGCATCGAGATCGAGGTCGACGAGGAGCAGACCGTGCTGCGTTCCGCGTCCGAGCAGGGGCTGATGCTCATGCACGGGTGCAAGGAAGGGCAGTGCGCGGCCTGCAAGTCGTTCGTGCTCGACGGCGACGACATCGAGCTCGACCGGTATTCGACCTTCGCCCTGCCCGACTACGAGAAGGAGGAGGGCTTCACGCTCCTCTGCCGGGCCCACGTCTACGAGGACGTGACGATCGAGCTGCTCAACTTCGACGAGGAGATCCTCCGGTCCGGGCTACCCATCCAGAACGCCGTGGCGGAGGTCGTGTCGATCGACCCGGTGACGCACGACCTCCGGCACCTGGTGCTCCGGCTGATCGAGCCGGCGGACCTGACGTTCTTCCCCGGCCAGTACGTGGACATCGCGGTGCCCGGCACCGACGCCACGCGCTCGTTCTCGATGGCGAACACCTCCAGCCGCGAGGGCGGGCGGCTGGAGTTCGTCATCAAGGTCTACCCCGACGGGCTCTTCTCGTCGTTCCTCGACGAGAGGCTGGCCGTCGGTGACCGGCTCGACCTGACCGGGCCCTTCGGCGTCTTCACCCTCCGCGAGGCGCAGGGCGAGGACATCATCTTCGTCGGCGGCGGCGCCGGGCTCGCGCCGATCCTGGCGTTGCTGCGCTCGATGGCGGAGCGCGGGATCGACCGCCGGGCGGTCTTCTACTACGGGGCCCGGCGGCGGCGCGATCTCTGCTTCGAGGGCGAGCTCAAGGCGCTCGAGGAGAAGCTGCCCAACTTCCGGTTCGTGCCGGCGCTGTCCGAACCCGAGGACGGCGACGGCTGGGACGGCGAGGTTGGCCTGATCACCGACGTGGTCAAGCGGCACGAGCAGAACCTGAAGCGCGCACACGCATACCTCTGCGGGCCGCCGCCGATGGTCGAGGCGGCCATGCCGTTGCTCGGCCAGCTCGGCGTGCCCGACAAGCACATCTACTACGACAAGTTCACGACGACAGGTGGGGAGGACTGA
- a CDS encoding SDR family oxidoreductase, with product MRSAVITGASRGIGRGIALALAQEGWDLTLVARSSAGLAEVAAATGASSVNLDLSDPSAPAAVVEAHLRRHSSLDALVLAAGVGSAASLDGYPVSRYEKQFALNTRAPFLLMRSALPLLRAAASRRPSRGAKIIALASIGGVYAEPSLSVYGATKAALLALCRGFNAEESGTGVTATAIAPGYVDTDMSAWVHDTVPPSSMIPVADVVATVGFLLSLSARSVVNELVVSRAGTSGYAA from the coding sequence GTGCGGTCCGCGGTGATCACCGGGGCGTCCCGGGGGATCGGGCGGGGGATCGCGCTCGCCCTGGCCCAGGAGGGCTGGGACCTGACGCTGGTGGCCCGCTCATCGGCGGGGCTGGCGGAGGTAGCGGCCGCGACCGGGGCTTCGTCTGTCAACCTGGACCTCTCGGATCCGTCCGCGCCGGCTGCCGTGGTGGAGGCGCACCTGCGTCGGCACTCGTCTCTCGACGCGCTGGTGCTCGCGGCCGGCGTCGGCTCGGCCGCGTCGCTCGACGGGTATCCGGTGTCGCGCTACGAGAAGCAGTTCGCCCTGAACACCCGGGCGCCGTTCCTGTTGATGCGGTCGGCGCTGCCACTGCTGCGGGCGGCTGCCTCGCGTCGCCCTTCGCGCGGCGCGAAGATCATCGCCCTGGCGTCGATCGGCGGGGTCTACGCGGAGCCGTCGCTCTCTGTCTACGGCGCCACGAAGGCGGCGTTGCTGGCTCTGTGCCGCGGCTTCAACGCGGAGGAGTCGGGCACCGGAGTGACCGCGACGGCGATCGCGCCGGGCTACGTCGACACGGACATGAGCGCGTGGGTGCACGACACGGTCCCGCCGTCGTCGATGATCCCGGTCGCCGACGTCGTTGCGACGGTTGGCTTTCTGCTCTCCCTGTCGGCCCGCAGCGTGGTCAACGAACTCGTGGTCTCGCGCGCCGGAACCAGCGGGTATGCCGCATGA
- a CDS encoding phosphotransferase family protein — protein sequence MSAAALDLPGVRHFLETSGVPVAAPLTASLVSGGRSNLTYVVTDGVHRWVVRRPPLSGLTQSAHDVAREWRVTQALQYSAVPVPPAVALCEDVSVIGAPFAVTGFVAGQVVRTRAQLDAYPSEELESCVTELVRVLADLHSVDVASVGLAGLGRPDGFLDRQVRLWWRQWNEVKTHDLTDATRLHSQLVAALPARSGHIGVVHGDYRIDNTLLDATDISKVLAVVDWELATVGDVQTDVALMCVYRQPQLDPILGLDAAWASDRLPSADAIAEAYARRRGVDLDHWPFYLALANFKLAVIAQGISYRARQGAAADATSAQAEEAVPALMAAGLHELRLRS from the coding sequence ATGAGCGCGGCCGCCCTGGACCTGCCCGGCGTGCGTCACTTCCTGGAGACGTCGGGCGTCCCGGTCGCCGCCCCACTGACCGCTTCGCTGGTGAGCGGCGGCCGATCGAACCTGACCTACGTGGTCACGGACGGCGTCCATCGCTGGGTGGTCCGGCGCCCGCCGCTGTCCGGCCTGACCCAGTCGGCCCACGACGTGGCGCGCGAGTGGCGAGTCACCCAGGCGCTGCAATACAGCGCGGTGCCGGTGCCGCCGGCGGTCGCCCTGTGCGAGGACGTGTCCGTCATCGGTGCACCCTTTGCGGTCACCGGTTTCGTGGCTGGCCAGGTGGTGCGCACGCGAGCGCAACTCGACGCGTACCCGTCGGAGGAGCTCGAGTCCTGCGTGACCGAACTGGTCCGGGTCTTGGCCGACCTCCACTCGGTCGACGTGGCTTCGGTCGGCCTGGCCGGCCTGGGCCGCCCGGACGGCTTCCTGGACCGCCAGGTCAGGCTGTGGTGGCGCCAGTGGAACGAGGTCAAAACCCACGACCTAACCGACGCGACGCGCCTGCACTCCCAGTTGGTCGCCGCATTGCCGGCGCGCTCAGGCCACATCGGCGTGGTCCACGGCGACTACCGGATCGACAACACCCTCCTGGACGCGACCGACATCAGCAAGGTGCTGGCGGTGGTCGACTGGGAACTGGCAACGGTCGGCGACGTGCAGACCGACGTGGCGCTGATGTGCGTTTACCGCCAGCCGCAGCTCGACCCGATCCTTGGCCTGGACGCCGCGTGGGCCAGCGACCGCCTTCCCTCCGCGGACGCGATCGCCGAGGCGTATGCCCGGCGACGGGGCGTCGACCTCGACCACTGGCCGTTCTATCTGGCGCTGGCCAACTTCAAGCTGGCGGTGATCGCCCAGGGGATCAGCTACCGGGCCCGCCAGGGCGCCGCCGCCGACGCCACGTCGGCCCAGGCGGAGGAGGCCGTCCCCGCCCTGATGGCGGCCGGCCTCCACGAACTACGCCTCAGGTCGTGA
- a CDS encoding sigma-54-dependent Fis family transcriptional regulator, protein MPPGSTFPDEISDTEQLAKTREQFLTAEAVDPNQVRDAILASWWRSRRWNVAADRIDLTYLRDPDLDTPLSRSALPVLRHLREHLDGQPISIILTDPAGLVLTRMDAGRDLDTHLDRVNLSPGFSYAEEFVGTNGIGTALEGGRPMQVFGHEHYAEHLEDLACAGVPIHHPISGKTVGAVDLTCWRKDADPLLLILAKTTAGQIQQALLTDSGIRELELLQEYLRTCRRTAGIVFALNNDVVMMNDNARQVLDPAEQSVLLAQAAETLASRTPTASVVVELPSGVKARMYCRPVRGEGRLAGGVVHVKLSSPSRPRTEIASAPRMFMPGLVGSGALWLRGCHQVQAVYDAGEWLAVEGEPGVGKLAVIRAVHQQRRPGVHFAVLDAAAAGRHGWLAEARRELLDAGGTLVIQHVDKLSRGRLRTLSRLLEEARAAVPQPWVAVTLSQRHDGGEMAGLLRFFPSTVELPPLRHHVEDVQALVPFFLSRLVTGGSLVCSPEAMQLLVRSSWPGNTEQLFAVLRRIVQHRRSGAILPADLPPECRTVSRRLLSPLEAMERDAIVRSLIDWDGNKIKAAGSLGMSRATIYRKIHEYGIVTPAN, encoded by the coding sequence ATGCCACCGGGTTCGACGTTTCCAGACGAGATCAGCGACACCGAGCAGTTGGCGAAGACGCGTGAACAGTTCCTGACCGCCGAGGCCGTAGACCCCAACCAGGTCCGCGACGCGATCCTGGCATCGTGGTGGCGGTCGAGGCGCTGGAACGTGGCCGCCGACCGGATCGACCTGACCTACCTGCGCGACCCCGACCTCGACACGCCGCTGTCCCGCAGCGCGCTGCCCGTGTTGCGCCATTTGCGCGAACACCTCGACGGCCAGCCGATCAGCATCATCCTGACCGACCCGGCCGGCCTGGTCCTGACCCGGATGGACGCGGGCCGCGACCTCGACACGCACCTCGATCGGGTGAATCTGTCACCGGGCTTCAGCTACGCCGAGGAATTTGTCGGAACGAACGGCATCGGCACCGCGCTGGAGGGTGGCCGCCCGATGCAGGTGTTCGGCCACGAGCACTACGCCGAGCATCTGGAGGATCTCGCCTGCGCCGGCGTGCCGATCCACCACCCGATCTCGGGCAAGACCGTCGGGGCGGTCGACCTGACCTGCTGGCGCAAGGACGCCGATCCGCTGCTGTTGATCCTGGCCAAGACCACGGCCGGCCAGATCCAGCAGGCTCTCCTCACTGACAGCGGCATCCGCGAGCTGGAGCTGCTGCAGGAGTATCTGCGCACGTGCCGGCGTACCGCGGGAATCGTGTTCGCCCTCAACAACGACGTCGTGATGATGAACGACAACGCGCGCCAGGTGCTCGATCCGGCGGAGCAGTCGGTGCTGCTGGCCCAGGCGGCCGAGACGCTGGCCAGCCGGACCCCGACGGCGTCGGTAGTGGTCGAGCTGCCGAGCGGGGTGAAGGCCCGGATGTATTGCCGCCCGGTGCGCGGCGAGGGCCGGCTGGCCGGGGGTGTCGTGCACGTCAAGCTGTCGTCGCCGTCGCGCCCGCGGACGGAGATCGCGTCGGCGCCGCGGATGTTCATGCCGGGCCTGGTCGGGTCTGGTGCGCTGTGGTTGCGCGGCTGCCATCAGGTGCAGGCGGTCTATGACGCGGGCGAGTGGCTCGCGGTCGAGGGCGAGCCGGGGGTCGGCAAGCTGGCAGTGATCCGGGCGGTACACCAGCAGCGGCGGCCGGGGGTGCACTTCGCGGTGCTGGACGCGGCGGCGGCCGGGCGGCATGGGTGGCTGGCGGAGGCTCGGCGGGAGCTCCTCGACGCCGGCGGGACGTTGGTGATCCAACACGTCGACAAGCTGAGCCGGGGGCGGTTGCGCACGTTGTCGCGGTTGTTGGAGGAGGCGCGCGCCGCTGTGCCGCAGCCTTGGGTCGCGGTGACCCTGAGCCAACGCCACGACGGCGGCGAGATGGCGGGGTTGTTGCGCTTCTTCCCGAGCACTGTGGAGCTGCCACCGCTGCGCCATCACGTCGAAGACGTGCAGGCCCTGGTGCCTTTCTTCCTGTCGCGGCTGGTCACGGGCGGGAGTCTGGTGTGCTCGCCCGAGGCGATGCAGTTGCTGGTGCGGTCGAGCTGGCCGGGTAATACGGAGCAGCTGTTCGCGGTCCTGCGTCGGATAGTGCAACACCGCCGAAGCGGAGCGATCCTGCCCGCGGACCTGCCACCAGAATGCCGGACGGTGAGTCGGCGACTGCTGAGCCCGTTGGAGGCCATGGAACGCGACGCGATCGTCCGCAGTTTGATCGACTGGGACGGCAACAAAATCAAGGCCGCAGGCTCCCTCGGCATGTCTCGCGCGACGATCTATCGCAAGATCCACGAGTACGGCATCGTCACACCCGCGAACTGA
- a CDS encoding TetR/AcrR family transcriptional regulator, with product MSHSEVTMSDWRDYGPLEFPRILDAALEAFYEHGYHGTTTRDLARRSGLSVPGVYHYYPSKQDILVELMMVIIDELLTRSRSALSAAQPDPRSQFDALVESLLLFHMYRRTGAIVSTGELRSLEAGNRERYVAKRDEQQRMLDEVILAGVRDGSFSTPYPKDASRAIASLCVGVASWYRPDGSLPVSALLDRYLTIARSIVGIAGAADR from the coding sequence ATGAGCCACAGTGAGGTGACGATGTCCGACTGGCGCGACTACGGGCCGCTGGAGTTCCCGCGCATCCTCGACGCCGCCCTGGAGGCGTTCTACGAGCACGGTTACCACGGCACGACCACGCGTGACCTGGCCCGCCGCTCCGGCCTGTCGGTGCCCGGCGTCTACCACTACTACCCGTCGAAGCAGGACATCCTCGTCGAGCTGATGATGGTGATCATCGACGAACTGCTGACCCGCAGCCGCTCGGCCCTTTCCGCGGCGCAGCCGGATCCGCGCTCCCAGTTCGACGCGCTGGTCGAGTCGCTGTTGCTCTTCCACATGTATCGGCGTACCGGTGCGATCGTCTCGACCGGCGAGCTGCGCAGCCTCGAAGCGGGCAACCGGGAGCGGTATGTCGCCAAGCGGGATGAACAGCAGCGGATGCTCGACGAGGTGATCCTGGCCGGAGTGCGCGACGGTTCGTTCTCGACGCCGTACCCGAAGGACGCCAGCCGGGCCATCGCGTCTCTCTGTGTGGGGGTCGCGTCCTGGTATCGGCCGGACGGATCGCTCCCCGTCTCCGCGCTCCTTGATCGCTACCTGACCATCGCGCGCTCGATCGTGGGCATCGCCGGCGCGGCGGACCGATGA